The following proteins are co-located in the Gammaproteobacteria bacterium genome:
- a CDS encoding 2Fe-2S iron-sulfur cluster binding domain-containing protein has translation MDWMLSSLAVELLGAVLVVGAAIHLISVLWRGGVDARLAHTQHALRLQVLEQSLATAVSKRVHAELDAKGGWSGVRKFRIDRKVAENDFVTSFYLVPHDGKPLPQFKPGQFLTFNLKLPDRPKPLVRCYSLSDGPNETGHYRISVKRLDPPPKLPDAPPGLSSNFLHRVMAAGEILDVKAPAGEFFLNLDENRPVVLIGGGVGITPVFSMIKAACAAGFSQELWFFSGARFGSDQIFKDELRAFDAAHDNVHLRLCYNEPTDRESLGRDFHHHGHVSVELFKTLLPSNNYVFYICGPPPMMAALTKDLAAWGVPPGDIRMEAFGPASVKKTERQPPAADAPCLSVEFAHSGKTVQWGNADSVLELAEANGIVIDSGCRAGNCGTCVTAIRSGEVEYPSPPAALPDAGSCLPCMARPKSNLVLDA, from the coding sequence ATGGACTGGATGCTCTCCTCGCTTGCCGTGGAACTGCTTGGCGCCGTGCTGGTCGTCGGCGCCGCCATCCATCTCATCTCGGTGCTGTGGCGCGGCGGCGTGGACGCACGGCTCGCGCACACGCAGCATGCGCTGCGCCTGCAGGTGCTCGAACAATCGCTGGCGACCGCCGTGTCGAAGCGCGTTCACGCGGAGCTCGATGCCAAGGGCGGATGGTCCGGCGTGCGCAAGTTCAGGATCGACCGCAAGGTCGCCGAGAACGACTTCGTCACTTCGTTCTATCTGGTCCCGCACGACGGCAAGCCGCTGCCACAATTCAAACCCGGCCAGTTTCTGACCTTCAATCTCAAGCTGCCGGACCGCCCAAAACCACTGGTGCGCTGTTATTCCCTGTCCGACGGACCCAATGAAACGGGCCACTACCGCATTTCGGTCAAACGCCTGGACCCACCGCCGAAGCTGCCCGATGCCCCGCCCGGCCTGTCGTCGAATTTCCTGCACCGAGTGATGGCGGCCGGCGAGATTCTGGACGTGAAGGCGCCGGCCGGCGAGTTCTTCCTGAATCTCGACGAGAACCGCCCGGTGGTGCTGATCGGCGGCGGTGTCGGCATCACGCCCGTGTTCAGCATGATCAAGGCCGCCTGCGCGGCCGGGTTCAGTCAGGAACTATGGTTCTTCAGCGGCGCACGCTTCGGCAGCGACCAGATCTTCAAGGACGAACTGCGCGCCTTCGACGCTGCGCATGACAACGTCCACCTGCGACTTTGCTACAACGAGCCTACGGATCGCGAATCCCTGGGCCGCGATTTTCATCACCACGGCCACGTCAGCGTCGAGTTGTTCAAGACCCTACTGCCTTCGAACAACTACGTGTTCTACATCTGCGGCCCGCCTCCGATGATGGCTGCGCTGACCAAGGACCTCGCCGCCTGGGGCGTTCCTCCCGGTGATATCCGCATGGAAGCCTTCGGTCCGGCCTCGGTGAAGAAGACCGAACGGCAGCCGCCGGCTGCCGATGCGCCCTGTCTCAGCGTCGAATTCGCGCACAGCGGCAAGACCGTGCAATGGGGCAATGCCGACAGCGTGCTGGAGCTGGCCGAGGCCAATGGCATCGTCATCGATTCCGGCTGCCGTGCCGGCAACTGCGGCACCTGCGTCACCGCGATCCGTTCCGGCGAAGTGGAATACCCGAGCCCGCCAGCGGCCCTGCCGGACGCCGGCTCCTGCCTGCCCTGCATGGCCCGCCCCAAGTCCAATCTCGTACTGGACGCCTGA
- a CDS encoding cytochrome c family protein: MLMGSASAQELRLDPTKVMGPTACGDCHESSLAAWRGTHHFSTFKEMPRTEEARSIADKLGIKRIKAEGECVSCHFTSKTDAGETDTIAGITCESCHGAGKDWIEVHSDFGGKDATAKTESEAHRKTRWAQSEAAGMIRPGNLYALAENCYQCHTVPREDLVNTGGHTAGSDFELVAWSQGEVRHNLWYNDAASNEEASLNRRRVMFLVGQALDLEYALRGVAKATAKAEYAVAMAKRAKRSALRIKAISDAGVGIPEVAALLKIAGSAKVSLNNEAALTAAAEQVAAQGKAIAMKYDGSELAAVDALLPKPDAYKGMAYSP; this comes from the coding sequence ATGCTGATGGGTTCCGCGTCCGCGCAGGAACTGCGCCTGGACCCGACCAAGGTCATGGGCCCCACGGCCTGCGGCGACTGCCACGAATCCTCCCTCGCCGCCTGGCGCGGCACGCATCACTTCTCCACGTTCAAGGAAATGCCGCGCACCGAGGAGGCACGTTCGATCGCTGACAAGCTCGGGATCAAGCGCATCAAGGCCGAAGGTGAATGCGTCTCCTGCCACTTCACCTCCAAGACCGACGCCGGTGAAACCGACACCATCGCAGGCATCACCTGTGAGTCCTGCCACGGCGCCGGCAAGGACTGGATCGAGGTGCACAGCGACTTCGGCGGCAAGGACGCGACCGCGAAAACCGAATCCGAGGCACACCGCAAGACCCGCTGGGCGCAGTCCGAAGCCGCCGGCATGATCCGCCCCGGCAATCTCTACGCGCTCGCCGAGAACTGCTACCAGTGCCACACCGTGCCGCGCGAGGATCTGGTCAACACCGGCGGCCACACCGCCGGCAGCGACTTCGAACTGGTCGCCTGGAGCCAGGGCGAAGTGCGCCACAACCTGTGGTACAACGACGCCGCCAGCAACGAGGAGGCCTCGCTGAACCGCCGCCGCGTGATGTTCCTGGTCGGCCAGGCCCTGGATCTCGAATACGCGCTGCGCGGTGTCGCCAAGGCCACGGCGAAAGCCGAATACGCCGTGGCCATGGCCAAGCGGGCCAAGCGCTCGGCGCTGCGCATCAAGGCAATCTCCGACGCTGGCGTCGGTATTCCCGAAGTCGCCGCACTGCTCAAGATCGCCGGCTCCGCCAAGGTCTCGCTGAACAACGAGGCGGCACTGACCGCCGCGGCCGAACAGGTCGCCGCACAGGGCAAGGCCATCGCCATGAAATACGACGGCAGCGAACTGGCCGCCGTCGATGCACTGCTGCCCAAACCGGACGCGTACAAGGGCATGGCCTACAGCCCCTGA
- a CDS encoding cyclic nucleotide-binding domain-containing protein yields the protein MNDSLLTRDLLAAEAAPASIPPPQRWAQPFGEHMGDKDVQRILGMAPFASMDPARFRAPLTLDGIVRNDTRLRRYARGEIVVRAGDYGNSAFLIIKGGVRVVLPPGLPESVLGRSSPKRKNWAQAVAQLWRNPAQAETRDVSRYMRETPQRPRSPARLIVTGAEGQRLADFVLSDVGPDGIGIGRSANNDLVLDDTAVSSTHARVIRSDRGWLLRDLGSSNGTLVNGETTREQILESGAEITIGRCALRYLAEGEVDHDAMLSTTLLRPGSTADSWSETLVEDRGGPFAETHTFVQDIPAVLDHTQSATLGEGDIFGEIAALGRTQRTATVFAETDSILLEIRWQGLRDIRKRDAAFRQHVESIYRKNSLITHLRATPLFSHLPDATIDEIAAQTLFESFGEFDWHTSYKRFAEQPAEQRMAAEPLIVQAGDYPDGLLLIRSGFARVTRPLHHGHRTVNYLGRGAVFGLDELLDAHEQTGPVSYRCSLRAVGYADVLRVPTSVIETHVLPNLSAEQLRTVRAMQAETLGDPTGHGETPARTADDSASLAIDVAAMGLDDGLMEMLVDSHLINGRAAMLINLDRCVRCDACSDACAVGHQNNPRFNRHGKRHDSLMIANACMHCADPVCMIGCPTGAIHRASEQGQVLINDDTCIGCSTCANSCPYDNIRMVEVRNPSGDLVQNEATYAPVQKATKCDLCIDQLGGPACQRACPHDALQRMDMRDLPRLIEWLDR from the coding sequence ATGAACGATTCCCTGCTGACGCGTGACCTGCTGGCCGCTGAGGCGGCGCCCGCCTCGATCCCGCCGCCGCAGCGCTGGGCACAGCCGTTCGGCGAGCACATGGGCGACAAGGACGTGCAGCGCATTCTTGGGATGGCGCCGTTCGCGAGCATGGACCCAGCGCGTTTTCGCGCGCCGCTGACGCTGGACGGGATCGTGCGCAACGACACCCGTCTGCGCCGCTACGCACGCGGCGAAATCGTGGTGCGTGCCGGCGACTACGGCAATTCGGCCTTCCTCATCATCAAGGGTGGCGTGCGCGTGGTGCTGCCACCGGGGCTGCCGGAATCGGTACTGGGTCGCTCCAGCCCCAAGCGCAAGAACTGGGCGCAGGCCGTGGCCCAGCTTTGGCGCAACCCGGCGCAAGCGGAGACGCGCGATGTCTCGCGCTACATGCGCGAGACGCCACAGCGCCCCCGGTCGCCGGCACGCCTGATCGTGACCGGCGCCGAAGGCCAGAGACTCGCAGACTTCGTCCTGTCCGACGTCGGACCGGATGGCATCGGGATCGGCCGGTCAGCCAACAACGATCTCGTGCTCGACGACACCGCCGTCTCCTCGACGCACGCGCGTGTGATCCGCAGCGACCGGGGCTGGCTGCTGCGCGATCTCGGCAGCTCCAACGGCACGCTCGTCAATGGCGAAACCACGCGTGAACAGATTCTCGAAAGTGGTGCCGAAATCACGATCGGCCGCTGCGCCTTGCGCTACCTCGCCGAGGGCGAGGTCGATCACGACGCGATGCTCAGCACCACGCTGCTGCGGCCCGGCAGTACCGCGGACAGCTGGAGCGAAACCCTGGTCGAGGATCGCGGCGGCCCGTTCGCGGAAACGCATACCTTCGTCCAGGACATCCCGGCGGTGCTCGACCACACCCAGTCGGCGACACTCGGCGAGGGCGACATTTTCGGCGAGATCGCGGCCCTGGGCCGCACCCAGAGGACAGCGACGGTGTTCGCCGAAACCGATTCGATCCTGCTGGAGATCCGCTGGCAGGGCCTGCGTGACATCCGCAAGCGCGACGCAGCGTTCCGACAGCACGTGGAGTCGATCTACCGCAAGAACAGTCTCATCACCCATCTTCGCGCAACGCCGCTGTTCAGCCATCTGCCGGATGCGACGATCGATGAGATCGCCGCGCAGACCCTGTTCGAGAGCTTCGGCGAGTTCGACTGGCATACCAGCTACAAGCGCTTCGCCGAGCAACCGGCCGAGCAACGCATGGCGGCCGAACCGCTGATCGTCCAGGCCGGTGACTATCCCGACGGTCTGCTGCTGATCCGCTCCGGCTTCGCGCGGGTCACGCGCCCGCTGCATCACGGCCATCGCACCGTGAACTACCTCGGCCGCGGCGCGGTGTTCGGGCTGGACGAACTGCTCGACGCACACGAACAGACCGGTCCGGTGTCGTATCGCTGTTCGCTGCGCGCCGTGGGTTATGCCGACGTACTGCGTGTACCGACCTCGGTGATCGAGACCCACGTGTTGCCGAACCTCAGCGCCGAGCAACTCCGGACGGTACGCGCCATGCAGGCCGAGACCCTGGGCGATCCGACCGGTCACGGCGAAACACCGGCACGGACAGCCGACGACTCGGCAAGCCTGGCAATCGACGTTGCGGCGATGGGGCTCGACGACGGTCTGATGGAAATGCTGGTCGACAGCCATCTGATCAACGGGCGTGCCGCCATGTTGATCAACCTGGACCGATGCGTACGTTGCGATGCCTGTTCGGACGCCTGCGCCGTCGGCCATCAGAACAACCCGCGCTTCAACCGCCACGGCAAGCGCCATGATTCGCTGATGATCGCCAATGCCTGCATGCACTGCGCCGATCCGGTGTGCATGATCGGCTGCCCCACCGGCGCAATTCACCGCGCCTCCGAGCAGGGCCAGGTGCTGATCAACGACGACACCTGCATCGGCTGCTCGACCTGCGCCAACAGCTGTCCTTACGACAACATCCGCATGGTCGAGGTACGCAATCCGTCCGGCGATCTGGTGCAGAACGAGGCCACCTACGCGCCGGTGCAGAAAGCGACCAAGTGCGATCTGTGCATCGACCAGCTCGGCGGTCCCGCCTGTCAGCGCGCCTGCCCGCATGACGCCCTTCAGCGCATGGACATGCGCGACCTGCCGCGTTTGATCGAATGGCTCGATCGTTGA
- a CDS encoding cytochrome c3 family protein, giving the protein MSDRLQGFDYRSSPYHRPNQDWVCGRAAQGECCRQGPDARGRCGAGPQCQPARDGDRWRCTRPDLRGGPCATGPAPDGSCACVPPPCRPLRSWRARRRVLVRSVLVATLGLVLLGLSGSWAGRVVQPGPLSAAHAAIGQFGDENACSQCHAVSANNASGWLAAAFGRDHHRAAEDSQSCLHCHSVGKQALNPHSLPSDELPAVAGNEARGTWPVEFNRKLFPAAQGDLACGSCHREHAGNRADLTALADNRCQVCHTQRFGSFSDGHPAFTDYPYDRRTHIVFDHVSHISKHFPDDPDLAPKTCSGCHAPSTDGRTMIVRDFGQSCAACHNSDIDGDKLAGAKGLSGLGVPGLDLRALPNLGGWPEFADGDITAMTELLMQSDPDYQAARQTLAQVDLLDMEDASAAQKAAATTLAWRFKALLLELQTQGTPAVVTRIEQTIGHPLSLDEQRRLSGLLPAALFDAAQGSWFPDLAAELKARESGDTPPTVALRPNVVTAPEADTADAASDDVDLDDFDDLFADDGAGLGADEVLDEDGGGLFGDSLFGGDDDLGDPFAPIEDETSAATAPAAKTSEERMSLGGWYLDEFTLRYRPGGHADPVVRAWLDLAVSRSELGEWLDPQAPGACTQCHSVDATVVTHADATPSVLRTVQWRPRSIAQSEHHFTEFDHSKHFSLVGDQGCTTCHQLDAEAPYADSFDDQDAQSFASNFSPIEQTVCLACHQPQRAGNNCTQCHRYHIGNFSPTLPPTAMTRSE; this is encoded by the coding sequence GTGAGCGATCGTCTGCAGGGCTTCGACTACCGCTCCAGCCCCTACCACCGGCCCAATCAGGACTGGGTCTGCGGTCGCGCCGCGCAGGGCGAGTGCTGTCGCCAGGGGCCGGATGCACGTGGACGTTGTGGCGCCGGTCCGCAATGCCAGCCGGCACGCGATGGTGATCGCTGGCGCTGCACGCGGCCCGATCTGCGCGGCGGCCCCTGTGCCACCGGGCCGGCACCGGATGGTAGCTGCGCCTGCGTGCCGCCGCCGTGCCGACCGCTGCGCAGTTGGCGCGCACGCCGGCGTGTTCTCGTGCGCAGCGTATTGGTCGCCACGCTGGGGCTGGTCCTGCTGGGTCTGTCCGGCAGCTGGGCCGGCCGCGTGGTGCAGCCCGGCCCTCTGTCCGCTGCCCACGCCGCGATCGGCCAGTTCGGCGACGAGAACGCGTGCAGTCAATGCCATGCCGTGAGCGCCAACAATGCGTCCGGCTGGCTCGCTGCCGCTTTCGGCCGGGACCATCACCGCGCCGCCGAGGACTCGCAGTCCTGCCTGCACTGCCACAGTGTCGGCAAGCAAGCCCTGAATCCGCACAGCCTTCCCAGCGACGAGCTGCCGGCGGTCGCCGGCAACGAAGCAAGGGGTACCTGGCCGGTCGAATTCAATCGCAAACTGTTTCCGGCCGCGCAGGGCGATCTTGCCTGCGGCAGCTGCCACCGAGAGCATGCCGGCAATCGGGCGGACCTCACCGCGCTCGCGGACAACCGCTGCCAGGTCTGTCATACGCAGCGCTTCGGCAGCTTCAGCGACGGCCACCCGGCCTTCACCGACTATCCCTACGATCGGCGCACTCACATCGTGTTCGATCATGTGAGCCATATCTCCAAGCACTTCCCGGACGACCCTGATTTAGCGCCGAAGACCTGCAGCGGCTGCCACGCCCCCTCCACGGACGGCCGCACCATGATCGTTCGCGACTTCGGCCAAAGTTGTGCCGCCTGCCACAACAGCGACATCGACGGGGACAAGCTCGCCGGCGCCAAGGGCTTGTCGGGCCTGGGCGTGCCGGGCCTGGACCTGCGTGCCCTGCCCAACCTCGGCGGCTGGCCCGAATTCGCGGACGGTGACATCACCGCGATGACCGAACTGCTGATGCAATCCGACCCCGACTACCAGGCGGCCCGGCAAACCCTCGCACAAGTCGATCTGCTCGACATGGAAGACGCCAGCGCCGCGCAGAAAGCGGCCGCGACCACGCTGGCCTGGCGTTTCAAGGCACTGCTGCTGGAGCTGCAGACCCAGGGCACGCCGGCCGTCGTGACACGAATCGAACAGACCATCGGCCATCCGCTGAGCCTCGACGAACAACGGCGACTGAGCGGCTTGCTGCCGGCAGCGCTGTTCGATGCCGCGCAGGGCAGCTGGTTTCCGGATCTGGCGGCCGAACTGAAGGCGCGCGAAAGCGGCGACACACCGCCGACCGTGGCGCTGCGCCCGAACGTAGTCACGGCGCCGGAAGCGGACACTGCGGACGCAGCATCCGACGACGTCGACCTCGATGACTTCGACGATCTGTTCGCGGACGATGGCGCCGGCCTGGGAGCCGACGAGGTTCTGGATGAGGACGGCGGCGGGCTGTTTGGAGACAGCCTGTTCGGCGGCGACGACGATCTGGGTGATCCGTTCGCGCCGATCGAGGACGAAACGTCCGCCGCCACGGCGCCGGCCGCCAAGACCAGCGAGGAACGCATGTCGCTCGGCGGCTGGTACCTCGACGAATTCACGCTGCGCTATCGACCCGGCGGTCACGCCGACCCGGTGGTGCGTGCCTGGCTGGATCTGGCGGTCTCGCGCTCCGAACTTGGCGAGTGGCTGGACCCGCAGGCCCCCGGCGCCTGCACGCAGTGCCACAGCGTCGATGCGACGGTGGTGACACATGCCGATGCGACACCATCCGTGCTACGCACCGTGCAATGGCGCCCGCGCAGCATCGCGCAGTCCGAACACCACTTCACCGAGTTCGATCACAGCAAGCACTTCAGTCTGGTCGGCGACCAGGGTTGCACCACCTGCCACCAACTCGACGCCGAAGCGCCCTACGCGGACAGCTTCGACGACCAAGACGCGCAAAGCTTCGCCAGCAACTTCAGCCCGATCGAACAGACCGTGTGCCTGGCGTGTCACCAACCGCAGCGTGCCGGCAACAACTGCACGCAATGCCACCGCTATCACATCGGCAATTTCAGCCCGACCTTGCCGCCCACCGCAATGACACGATCGGAATAA
- the dusA gene encoding tRNA dihydrouridine(20/20a) synthase DusA, whose product MPYSTPYNHRFCVAPMMDWSTRACRYFHRQLSRQALLYTEMVTTGALLHGDVARHLDYDAAEHPLALQLGGSAAGELAHCAELAERWGYAEVNLNCGCPSDRVQEGRFGACLMREPVHVAASVAAMRGATALPVTVKCRIGVDDCEDESFLRAFVNRVAAAGCETFIVHARKAWLSGLSPKENREVPPLDYDMVYRLKQDYPQLRIVINGGIETLDDCEEHLRHVDGVMLGRAAYHRPWLMSEVDERLFGAQASTRDRHQIVHALFPYVEQRLAAGNNLPTITRHILGLFHGQPGGRQWRRVLSERACRPGAGIEVIEDALAAVSAASEFRKVA is encoded by the coding sequence ATGCCTTACAGCACGCCCTACAATCACCGCTTTTGCGTCGCGCCGATGATGGACTGGTCGACCCGCGCCTGCCGGTACTTTCATCGCCAGCTTTCGCGGCAGGCGCTGCTGTATACGGAGATGGTGACGACCGGAGCCTTGCTCCACGGCGACGTGGCCCGCCACCTCGACTACGACGCCGCCGAGCATCCCCTGGCGCTGCAACTCGGTGGCAGCGCCGCGGGCGAGCTGGCGCATTGCGCGGAGCTGGCCGAACGCTGGGGCTACGCCGAGGTCAACCTCAATTGCGGCTGCCCATCGGACCGCGTGCAGGAAGGCCGCTTCGGCGCCTGCCTGATGCGCGAGCCGGTGCACGTCGCGGCCAGCGTCGCCGCGATGCGCGGCGCCACCGCCCTGCCCGTCACCGTCAAGTGCCGCATCGGCGTGGACGATTGCGAAGATGAGAGCTTTCTTCGCGCCTTCGTCAATCGCGTGGCGGCCGCCGGCTGCGAGACCTTCATCGTGCATGCGCGCAAGGCCTGGCTGTCCGGACTGTCCCCCAAGGAAAATCGGGAAGTCCCGCCGCTGGACTACGACATGGTCTACCGGCTCAAGCAGGACTATCCACAACTGCGCATCGTCATCAACGGCGGCATCGAAACCCTGGATGATTGCGAGGAACATCTGCGCCATGTCGACGGCGTGATGCTCGGACGTGCCGCCTATCATCGACCCTGGCTGATGTCCGAGGTCGACGAGCGCCTGTTCGGCGCGCAGGCCAGCACCCGGGACCGCCACCAGATCGTCCACGCGCTGTTCCCTTATGTCGAACAGCGTCTTGCGGCCGGCAATAATCTGCCCACGATCACGCGCCACATCCTGGGGCTGTTTCACGGGCAGCCCGGCGGCCGACAGTGGCGGCGCGTACTGTCCGAGCGCGCCTGCCGGCCCGGCGCCGGCATCGAAGTCATCGAAGACGCCCTGGCCGCGGTGTCCGCCGCCAGCGAATTTCGCAAGGTCGCCTGA
- a CDS encoding peptidylprolyl isomerase, giving the protein MNKTEALPRVRMQTSEGDLLIELYSEQSPKTVANFLQYVESGHYEGTVFHRVIEGFMIQGGGYDESFKERPAHEPVENESRNGVSNSRGTLSMARTPSPHSARCQFFINHRDNASLDAEQSPGGWGYAVFGKVIDGMDVVDRIATAPTGSKGPFPRDAPQTTVSIQSIMPVDGTDAGQ; this is encoded by the coding sequence ATGAACAAGACCGAAGCCCTGCCCCGCGTCCGCATGCAGACCAGCGAGGGCGACCTGCTGATCGAGCTGTATTCCGAGCAATCGCCGAAGACCGTCGCCAATTTCCTGCAGTACGTGGAAAGCGGGCACTACGAAGGCACCGTGTTTCATCGTGTGATCGAAGGCTTCATGATCCAGGGTGGCGGTTATGACGAGAGCTTCAAGGAACGCCCGGCCCACGAACCGGTGGAAAACGAATCCCGCAACGGCGTTTCAAACAGCCGCGGCACCCTGTCGATGGCGCGCACCCCGAGCCCGCATAGCGCGCGCTGCCAATTCTTCATCAACCATCGTGACAATGCCTCGCTGGACGCTGAACAATCGCCCGGCGGCTGGGGCTATGCCGTGTTCGGCAAAGTCATCGACGGCATGGACGTGGTCGACCGCATCGCCACCGCGCCGACCGGTTCCAAGGGACCGTTCCCGCGCGATGCCCCGCAAACGACCGTGAGCATCCAGAGCATCATGCCGGTCGACGGCACGGATGCCGGCCAGTAG
- a CDS encoding UDP-2,3-diacylglucosamine diphosphatase: MPPPAAGAVLLLADLHLPPGHSSLRERFIAFLRGPAADAQTVYILGDLFEYWIGDDVGLEVYAEECAALRERSAAGTTIGFMHGNRDFLVGRRFAAATGVRLLKDPLKLELGGIPTLLSHGDRYCIADVAYQRWRRFARNRVAQAGFLALPRRVRERIAGDLRHRSGDAQRGKASDITDVTPSAIERDLSKYGCRRMVHGHTHRPAEHALSEQRERIVLADWRPQRCEYLRIEGSGFSRHRIPSA, encoded by the coding sequence ATGCCCCCTCCTGCCGCGGGTGCGGTCCTGCTGCTGGCGGACCTGCATCTGCCGCCAGGGCATTCGTCCTTGCGCGAGCGTTTCATCGCGTTTCTGCGAGGGCCGGCCGCCGACGCGCAGACCGTCTATATCCTCGGCGATCTGTTCGAATACTGGATCGGCGATGACGTGGGGCTCGAAGTCTATGCCGAGGAATGCGCCGCCCTGCGCGAACGCAGCGCCGCCGGTACCACGATCGGCTTCATGCATGGCAACCGCGATTTTCTGGTGGGGCGACGCTTTGCCGCCGCCACCGGGGTGCGCCTGCTGAAAGACCCGCTCAAACTCGAACTGGGCGGCATACCGACGCTGCTGTCCCACGGCGACCGCTATTGCATTGCCGATGTCGCCTATCAGCGCTGGCGCCGTTTCGCGCGCAATCGGGTGGCCCAGGCTGGTTTTCTGGCGCTGCCGCGGCGCGTGCGCGAACGCATTGCCGGCGACCTGCGTCATCGCAGTGGAGACGCCCAACGCGGCAAAGCCAGCGACATCACCGATGTGACGCCATCCGCCATCGAACGGGACCTGTCCAAGTACGGCTGTCGCCGTATGGTTCATGGACACACCCACCGCCCCGCCGAACACGCGCTATCGGAGCAGCGCGAGCGCATCGTGCTCGCGGACTGGCGACCGCAGCGCTGCGAATACCTCCGTATCGAAGGAAGTGGATTCAGCCGACATCGGATACCAAGCGCCTGA